In the Peptoclostridium acidaminophilum DSM 3953 genome, one interval contains:
- a CDS encoding LysM peptidoglycan-binding domain-containing protein, translating to MEFWLSQNNGAEKLRLPVNPQSFEISTGSKNTTVDINEVGEINLIGNRRLDSITLSSFFPARKYSFVKFSNFPKPYECVDIIKRWRDNKNPIRLIIVGTDINHAMAIENFSYGEKDGTGDVYFTLELKEYRFLNVASSKEGNTGIISASQERPSEKEKVTEYTVKKGDTLIGISKKVYGDSSKWKQIADKNAIKDPSKLMIGQKLVIP from the coding sequence GTGGAATTTTGGTTGTCCCAAAATAATGGAGCTGAGAAGCTGAGGCTTCCGGTAAATCCTCAAAGCTTTGAAATAAGCACTGGCAGTAAGAACACGACTGTAGACATCAACGAGGTAGGAGAAATCAACCTTATTGGCAATAGACGCCTTGATAGTATAACGCTATCATCATTTTTCCCTGCGAGGAAGTACAGTTTTGTCAAGTTCAGTAACTTCCCGAAGCCATATGAATGCGTAGACATAATCAAAAGATGGCGCGACAATAAAAACCCCATACGGCTTATCATAGTCGGAACTGACATAAACCATGCTATGGCCATAGAAAACTTTTCCTATGGCGAAAAGGATGGCACAGGAGATGTCTACTTCACGCTTGAACTGAAGGAATACCGATTTTTAAACGTGGCCAGCAGCAAGGAAGGCAACACCGGAATAATATCAGCAAGCCAGGAAAGACCTTCTGAAAAGGAGAAGGTGACTGAATACACCGTGAAGAAAGGCGATACGCTGATTGGAATATCCAAGAAAGTATACGGAGACAGCTCAAAGTGGAAACAGATAGCCGACAAGAATGCTATTAAGGACCCATCAAAGCTTATGATTGGCCAGAAGTTGGTGATACCCTAG
- a CDS encoding XkdQ/YqbQ family protein → MKLILTSQSGEYDITQLITSMTWSGDINQVARKLEFGIVVSPTDPYIPKVYIGLGNKLRFYDNSGKELFRGTVFFKEKSYHGSEMKVTAYDNLIYLTKSKMSRNFKKIMPETITQQVCSMLGVTPGSLASTGVPVDFIASAITGYDIIMSAYTRAAWKNGKAYFAIMQQGKFNVMEKGQNIVDATLDSTVNIMDSNYSETIESMVNQFQITDENGNTLKYYSDDSLIKPYGMIQDVMQKEQGKDPVAAAKNSIKGVERKASLQCLGDESCIAGYGVKVKEAYTGLTGLFWIDSDSHTFQEGQHTMQLTLNFINTMDAKE, encoded by the coding sequence ATGAAGCTAATACTGACAAGTCAAAGCGGAGAATATGACATCACGCAGCTCATCACATCAATGACATGGAGCGGGGACATAAACCAAGTCGCAAGGAAGCTGGAATTTGGAATAGTAGTAAGCCCTACAGACCCGTATATTCCTAAGGTATACATAGGGCTTGGAAACAAGTTAAGGTTTTATGACAATAGCGGAAAAGAGCTTTTCAGAGGGACTGTGTTCTTCAAGGAAAAATCATATCATGGCAGTGAAATGAAAGTCACTGCCTATGACAATCTCATATACCTGACGAAATCAAAAATGTCCAGGAACTTCAAGAAGATAATGCCAGAGACAATAACGCAGCAGGTATGCTCAATGCTGGGGGTTACACCCGGAAGTCTGGCAAGCACTGGAGTACCTGTTGACTTCATAGCATCTGCAATAACAGGGTATGACATAATAATGAGCGCCTATACAAGGGCTGCTTGGAAAAACGGAAAAGCTTACTTTGCAATAATGCAGCAGGGTAAGTTTAACGTTATGGAGAAAGGGCAAAACATCGTTGATGCAACCCTTGATTCAACAGTAAACATAATGGATTCAAACTACAGTGAAACCATAGAGAGCATGGTCAACCAGTTTCAGATTACCGATGAAAACGGAAATACGCTGAAGTATTATTCAGACGACAGCTTAATAAAGCCGTATGGAATGATTCAAGATGTAATGCAAAAAGAACAAGGCAAGGATCCTGTGGCTGCTGCTAAAAATTCAATCAAAGGCGTGGAGCGAAAGGCAAGCCTGCAGTGCCTTGGAGATGAAAGCTGTATTGCAGGTTATGGGGTTAAGGTTAAGGAAGCCTATACAGGGCTTACAGGGCTTTTCTGGATTGACTCAGATAGTCATACATTCCAGGAAGGACAACACACCATGCAGCTCACACTTAATTTTATTAATACTATGGATGCAAAGGAGTGA
- a CDS encoding DUF2577 family protein: MDKNPYSRLVALVREQSEKGNPPPIRLGIISFASEQPFDIRVKLDDIEVDKDNLLISEHLIQGYSKRLEKISVTSNTGTATLKLSEPQTYEVKSVDIDFANDGSGEITYKTDLQQGDIVAVIPTHDRQTYIVLCKVVSLNG; the protein is encoded by the coding sequence TTGGACAAGAATCCATATTCGCGCCTAGTGGCGCTGGTTAGGGAGCAATCAGAGAAAGGCAATCCGCCTCCGATACGTCTTGGCATCATATCCTTTGCATCAGAGCAGCCTTTTGATATAAGGGTTAAACTGGACGACATTGAAGTGGATAAGGATAATTTGCTCATCTCGGAACACTTGATACAAGGATATAGTAAAAGGCTTGAGAAAATAAGTGTAACAAGCAATACTGGAACTGCAACACTTAAGCTGTCAGAGCCACAGACATATGAAGTTAAAAGTGTTGATATTGACTTTGCAAATGATGGTAGTGGCGAAATAACATACAAGACGGACCTGCAGCAAGGCGATATTGTTGCAGTAATTCCTACCCATGACAGGCAGACATATATTGTCCTATGCAAGGTGGTGAGCTTAAATGGCTGA
- a CDS encoding DUF2634 domain-containing protein produces the protein MADIFPFLDVLETEQGVTQELEMFREYAFDFENGDLIYQDGKPVVLEGSEAMKVWIKKALITKRYRHIIYSWSYGNEFENLIGSTYSRGAVESEAKRYLQECLMSNPWILAIRDVEATFQDAMLSVTAAIDTVYGEVKISV, from the coding sequence ATGGCTGATATATTTCCATTTCTTGATGTCTTGGAAACAGAGCAAGGAGTAACCCAAGAGCTTGAAATGTTTAGGGAATACGCATTTGATTTTGAAAATGGAGACTTAATATACCAAGACGGCAAGCCGGTAGTTTTAGAAGGCAGCGAGGCCATGAAGGTTTGGATTAAAAAAGCCTTAATCACAAAGCGTTATAGACATATCATCTACAGCTGGAGCTATGGGAATGAGTTTGAAAATCTTATAGGTTCAACATATTCCAGAGGAGCTGTCGAATCAGAAGCGAAAAGATATCTTCAAGAGTGTCTTATGAGCAATCCATGGATACTTGCAATAAGAGATGTCGAAGCAACATTTCAGGACGCCATGCTAAGTGTGACAGCTGCAATTGATACTGTGTATGGGGAGGTGAAAATCAGTGTATGA
- a CDS encoding baseplate J/gp47 family protein, whose translation MYEDETVEIILNRMLARVPDTINKSEGSLIYDAIAPAAVELAQAYLELEAVSRSFALDTASGDALTELCYQNGTFRKSAKRAVRKGVFNVAVTIGTKFIGGNNIYVVLKNITGFEYELECEDAGEIGNSYIGSITPVEYIEGLTSAMLTSVLIPGAEEETDDQLRERHRQKITSPPQDGNVAQYKAWAEANENIGVAKVFPLWNGGNTVKVAITNRLYQVAEASLVSEFQNYLDPGSAGLGNGVAPIGTKVTVTGGTAKNIDVVGNIILTEGYTEPEGVADIIRDYFASITFVKDSVNYIRVASAVIDAPSIASLSNFTVNGGTVDVPLVGEEIPVLNSLSLTVVS comes from the coding sequence GTGTATGAAGACGAAACAGTTGAAATCATATTAAACAGAATGCTTGCCAGGGTGCCTGATACCATCAATAAAAGCGAGGGATCGCTTATATACGATGCTATAGCTCCGGCAGCAGTAGAGCTTGCACAAGCTTATTTGGAGCTTGAAGCGGTCAGCAGGAGCTTTGCGTTGGATACTGCTTCCGGAGATGCCTTGACGGAGCTGTGCTATCAAAATGGTACATTCAGAAAAAGTGCCAAAAGGGCAGTAAGAAAAGGCGTGTTCAATGTTGCGGTTACGATAGGTACAAAATTTATCGGTGGTAATAATATATACGTAGTGCTCAAGAATATAACTGGCTTTGAATACGAACTTGAATGCGAAGATGCAGGGGAAATTGGCAATTCATATATTGGCAGCATCACTCCAGTTGAATATATTGAAGGGCTAACAAGCGCAATGCTTACGTCAGTGCTTATCCCAGGAGCCGAAGAAGAGACAGACGACCAACTAAGGGAAAGACATAGACAAAAGATAACAAGTCCTCCGCAGGATGGCAATGTGGCGCAGTACAAAGCATGGGCCGAAGCCAATGAAAATATTGGTGTGGCAAAAGTATTCCCACTATGGAATGGCGGGAACACTGTAAAAGTGGCAATAACAAACCGTTTGTACCAAGTCGCTGAAGCATCACTTGTCAGTGAGTTTCAAAATTACTTAGACCCAGGCAGTGCAGGTCTTGGTAATGGAGTTGCTCCTATAGGCACAAAGGTTACGGTGACAGGCGGGACAGCCAAGAACATTGACGTGGTTGGCAATATAATTCTAACTGAGGGATACACTGAGCCTGAGGGTGTAGCCGACATCATACGTGATTACTTTGCGAGCATAACGTTTGTTAAGGATAGCGTGAACTACATCAGAGTGGCCTCAGCTGTAATTGATGCACCCAGCATAGCGAGTCTTAGCAATTTCACCGTCAATGGAGGAACTGTTGATGTTCCGTTGGTAGGCGAAGAGATCCCAGTACTCAATAGCTTAAGTCTTACGGTGGTGAGCTAG
- a CDS encoding putative phage tail protein, which yields MIDYIKYTVNEKSYYLTNNGDGTWSKELNAPDVSGLYNMLLEISENGIKTHIDSSDPRYYLYLNVINEVERRVDLIKYLPNFLQNVSNFKSIFDTENIELDNLYGRIKEIALDAFIRTASIDRITRLETFLGFKGIGTLEQRRLYLLALTKKENKLNEALIKEIVRTITGSDCEIIFWGESETGNPQRGTSLLQVKVFSPDGEIDYRYADIQRILKPLTPAHVTLVVMKYFATWEDVKSNYASWNTIYAMQDWNELKNYIPPQ from the coding sequence ATGATTGATTATATCAAGTATACGGTCAATGAAAAGTCATATTATCTAACCAACAATGGCGACGGAACATGGAGCAAGGAGCTTAACGCGCCGGATGTCAGCGGGCTATACAATATGTTACTTGAAATAAGCGAGAACGGTATCAAGACGCATATCGACAGCAGCGACCCAAGATATTATCTTTACCTTAATGTCATTAATGAAGTCGAAAGAAGAGTTGATCTAATAAAATATTTGCCCAATTTCCTGCAGAATGTTTCGAACTTCAAATCTATTTTTGACACTGAAAACATTGAGTTGGACAATCTATATGGCAGGATTAAAGAAATTGCTCTTGATGCTTTCATCCGGACAGCAAGTATAGACCGCATCACAAGGCTGGAAACATTCTTGGGTTTCAAGGGCATTGGCACACTAGAGCAAAGGAGGCTCTACCTGCTGGCTCTTACGAAGAAGGAGAACAAGCTCAACGAAGCTCTGATAAAAGAGATTGTTCGCACCATAACAGGCAGTGACTGCGAAATTATATTCTGGGGAGAATCCGAGACGGGGAATCCCCAACGAGGCACAAGCTTGCTGCAGGTGAAAGTATTCAGCCCTGATGGTGAAATAGACTACAGGTATGCTGACATACAGCGCATCTTGAAACCTCTTACGCCAGCTCATGTGACGCTTGTTGTCATGAAATACTTTGCAACATGGGAGGATGTAAAAAGCAACTACGCAAGCTGGAATACAATATATGCTATGCAGGATTGGAACGAGCTGAAGAATTACATCCCGCCGCAGTAG
- a CDS encoding Ig-like domain-containing protein, with the protein MAVDTIKVLINGTWTTLTKNVSTGKYEGTIAAPNITSYNVNGGHYYPVTVEAKDLAGNVTTKDDTDATLGASCKLYVKEVTKPTISISSPASGAYVINNKQPIVFSLRDEANGSGVKISSLSLKIDSTTFTNTSPGMSITAVSGGYDVTYTPQTALSDGAHTITLNVQDNDGNAATQVSRSYTVDTVPPTLNISNPATDTVYVNNAAFSIAGTTNDATSSPVTVTVKKGGVDQGAVTVNGDGSFSKAITLTEGTNAIVVRATDAAGKYTEVSRTIVLDTVAPVITSITIAPNPVNVGNSYVITVEATD; encoded by the coding sequence ATGGCCGTTGATACAATTAAAGTGCTGATTAATGGAACCTGGACTACGCTGACCAAGAATGTGAGTACAGGAAAGTATGAAGGCACTATAGCAGCACCTAATATAACAAGCTACAACGTCAATGGAGGGCATTACTATCCAGTGACAGTGGAAGCCAAGGACCTAGCCGGGAACGTAACGACAAAGGACGATACAGACGCAACACTTGGAGCAAGCTGCAAGCTCTATGTAAAAGAAGTAACAAAGCCTACTATTTCGATAAGTTCTCCAGCTTCAGGTGCATATGTAATAAACAACAAGCAGCCAATAGTATTCAGTCTCAGGGACGAAGCTAATGGATCCGGCGTCAAGATAAGCTCATTGAGTCTGAAAATAGACTCGACAACATTCACAAATACGAGCCCCGGGATGAGCATAACAGCAGTTTCAGGTGGCTATGATGTTACCTATACACCTCAGACAGCTCTTTCGGATGGAGCACATACGATAACATTAAATGTCCAGGACAATGACGGCAACGCCGCAACTCAGGTTTCAAGGTCGTACACTGTCGATACAGTACCGCCAACGCTCAACATATCGAACCCTGCAACTGATACAGTCTATGTCAACAATGCTGCTTTCAGCATAGCTGGAACCACAAATGATGCAACATCGAGTCCGGTGACAGTGACGGTGAAAAAAGGCGGAGTTGACCAGGGAGCCGTGACAGTCAATGGCGATGGCAGCTTCAGCAAAGCCATAACGCTGACGGAAGGAACAAACGCCATAGTAGTAAGAGCTACTGATGCTGCAGGAAAGTACACAGAGGTATCAAGGACAATCGTACTCGACACTGTTGCACCTGTAATCACAAGCATTACGATAGCACCAAACCCAGTGAATGTCGGCAACAGCTACGTAATCACTGTTGAAGCGACTGACTAA
- a CDS encoding stalk domain-containing protein, protein MDVRIVLEKLNISKWHKQGITGKGTKVAIIGFEAGAHHNGAWLIKQAAPDAEVREINVMKGGMSFEQAFKECIAWRADVVCCSLRKSTWSAEQEMLSKTLYDQGCIMIDSSDNEGDPIDAWPALSPYWFVVGAYNVKWNEAEGYSSYGPKLDFLGYTSLDCPNKYGNMVPITHTSGATQIPSGMAALLKESHNITPDGFKEFISENSRDIGTAGKDEKNGWGLLMMPEKVYANKIELTIGKQMATVNSKTVTLDAPPLILNDRTMVPIRFVAEALGCKVGWDETTQKVTIEK, encoded by the coding sequence GTGGATGTAAGAATTGTACTTGAGAAACTGAACATCAGCAAATGGCATAAGCAAGGCATCACAGGAAAAGGCACAAAAGTTGCCATCATTGGCTTTGAAGCCGGAGCACATCATAATGGCGCATGGCTAATCAAGCAAGCAGCTCCTGATGCAGAGGTCCGAGAAATCAACGTAATGAAAGGCGGTATGAGCTTTGAGCAAGCTTTCAAAGAGTGCATAGCCTGGAGGGCAGATGTAGTATGCTGCAGCCTCAGAAAAAGCACATGGAGTGCAGAGCAAGAAATGCTTTCGAAAACTCTCTATGACCAAGGCTGCATAATGATAGATAGCTCAGACAATGAAGGTGACCCTATAGATGCATGGCCAGCGCTGTCTCCATACTGGTTTGTCGTGGGTGCTTATAATGTTAAGTGGAATGAAGCAGAAGGCTACAGTTCATACGGCCCTAAGCTGGACTTCCTTGGATACACAAGCCTGGATTGCCCAAACAAATATGGCAACATGGTTCCTATCACTCACACATCTGGAGCTACGCAGATACCTTCAGGGATGGCCGCACTTCTCAAAGAGTCGCACAACATCACACCGGACGGCTTCAAGGAGTTTATATCGGAAAACAGCAGGGACATAGGGACAGCAGGAAAAGATGAGAAGAACGGATGGGGGTTATTGATGATGCCAGAAAAAGTATATGCGAATAAAATCGAACTGACTATAGGAAAGCAAATGGCGACGGTCAACAGCAAGACGGTAACTCTTGATGCGCCTCCATTAATATTGAATGACAGGACCATGGTGCCTATTCGCTTCGTAGCTGAGGCTCTTGGATGTAAAGTTGGTTGGGACGAAACAACACAGAAAGTCACTATAGAAAAATAG
- a CDS encoding BhlA/UviB family holin-like peptide: MESKIFEMATQQGLTAVLFVVLLWHTLKTSNERELRLQRVIDNNQIVIDNNQKIMADMVSRLDKLDSIEDAVDEIKTTLTVATTTAATRLP, from the coding sequence ATGGAGTCAAAAATATTTGAAATGGCAACTCAACAAGGGCTTACAGCTGTACTATTTGTTGTTTTACTATGGCATACACTCAAGACGTCAAATGAGCGAGAATTGCGACTACAGCGAGTTATTGATAATAACCAAATAGTAATCGACAACAACCAGAAAATTATGGCTGATATGGTCTCAAGACTCGATAAGTTAGACTCTATAGAAGATGCTGTCGATGAAATCAAAACCACATTGACAGTTGCCACTACAACAGCAGCTACTAGATTACCGTAG
- a CDS encoding peptidoglycan recognition protein family protein, protein MNYIIDHIPKSKSKRPGTKMSPLYITIHNTGNPKSTARNERNYLTNPNNTGSASFHIVVDEKEIIEAIPLDEVAYHSGNSGGNKMSIGIEICESGNQAKVIENATELIAKMLFDRDWETGRLKTHKYWSGKNCPRPYVLA, encoded by the coding sequence ATGAACTACATAATAGATCATATACCAAAATCTAAATCTAAAAGGCCGGGGACGAAAATGTCCCCGCTTTACATCACCATTCATAATACCGGTAATCCGAAATCGACCGCCAGAAACGAGAGGAACTACCTGACGAATCCCAATAACACTGGGTCGGCTTCCTTTCACATTGTAGTAGATGAAAAAGAAATTATCGAAGCAATACCACTCGATGAAGTTGCATATCACTCAGGGAACTCTGGCGGAAACAAAATGTCAATCGGCATCGAAATATGCGAAAGTGGAAATCAGGCCAAGGTAATCGAAAATGCGACTGAGCTAATAGCAAAAATGCTCTTTGATAGGGACTGGGAGACTGGCAGGCTCAAAACTCACAAATATTGGAGTGGTAAAAATTGTCCGAGGCCCTATGTGTTAGCATAG
- a CDS encoding RES family NAD+ phosphorylase: protein MSFKEEWDYFKNEVINENRFFAKVPFKKDLDDLICNSKVSVINCDFYRARKGSFNKELDMRAPSFDKVKDDGRCNPKGISYLYTATDANTAIHEVRPGINDVVTVAKFTVEKACCVDFNSVMIDYKDGFRYTEKFIEFTKFLISEFQKPISKYESLEYIPLQYITEYIKKSSERDGFIFKSSFQTKLNKGSNYVFFKDNPEKIIYKGNEKYLITNMNLNHEKLNCM, encoded by the coding sequence GTGAGTTTCAAAGAAGAATGGGATTATTTTAAAAACGAAGTAATAAACGAAAACAGATTCTTTGCGAAAGTTCCATTTAAAAAAGATTTAGATGATTTAATTTGTAATAGCAAAGTAAGTGTTATAAATTGTGATTTTTACCGTGCGCGAAAAGGTTCATTTAATAAAGAGTTAGATATGCGCGCACCTTCATTTGATAAAGTTAAGGACGATGGGCGATGCAACCCAAAAGGAATTTCATACTTATATACAGCCACAGATGCAAACACAGCCATACATGAAGTGCGTCCTGGTATTAATGATGTAGTAACGGTGGCTAAATTCACAGTGGAAAAGGCATGTTGTGTTGATTTTAATTCGGTAATGATAGACTATAAAGACGGCTTCAGATACACTGAAAAATTTATTGAGTTTACTAAATTTTTAATCAGTGAATTTCAGAAGCCTATCTCGAAATATGAATCATTAGAATATATTCCATTGCAATATATAACTGAGTATATAAAGAAATCAAGCGAACGTGATGGATTTATTTTTAAGAGTAGTTTTCAGACCAAACTAAACAAAGGCAGCAATTATGTGTTTTTTAAAGATAATCCAGAAAAGATTATATATAAAGGAAACGAAAAATATTTAATTACAAATATGAATTTAAACCATGAAAAATTAAACTGTATGTAA
- a CDS encoding DUF4349 domain-containing protein has translation MRTKEVGGMPGEQPEKRKDRLKSMADSMAKRVGDIWIFAAVLAVILVIAAALNSGGLLGQRSQIDSGLGSSNEASQGIAQQDKGEMQDSSSMTPGASVDLQGVKVIKNAYMSIKTENVEETLSKAVFYARSKSGYVENSQYFKNTSEAYANIRIPSGELDAALAYFEKLGRVEEKSLSEADISRQYKDLATRIENLKAEEQQLRMLFDKAMQISDMLEIERELFRIRQEIELNTSYLQGYDKDVAYSVVSLRIYSEKDKMWDYLVEKFKGAFEDSLYLLILIVAYVPYVALAYIVYIIIKKTRRRGQ, from the coding sequence ATGCGCACAAAGGAGGTGGGCGGTATGCCAGGCGAGCAGCCGGAAAAGCGAAAGGACAGGCTTAAAAGCATGGCAGATTCCATGGCAAAGAGGGTCGGAGACATTTGGATTTTTGCAGCGGTGCTGGCAGTGATCCTTGTGATTGCAGCGGCGCTCAACTCGGGTGGGCTGCTAGGGCAAAGAAGCCAGATTGATAGCGGTCTGGGAAGCTCGAATGAAGCCTCTCAGGGCATAGCGCAGCAGGACAAGGGAGAAATGCAGGACTCATCATCCATGACACCTGGAGCCTCAGTAGACTTGCAGGGCGTCAAAGTTATAAAAAACGCCTATATGAGCATCAAGACTGAAAATGTAGAGGAGACGCTCTCAAAGGCCGTGTTCTACGCCCGCAGCAAGAGTGGGTATGTTGAAAATTCCCAGTACTTCAAGAACACGAGCGAGGCTTATGCCAACATAAGGATACCATCAGGAGAGCTTGACGCGGCTCTGGCATACTTTGAAAAGCTGGGCAGGGTTGAGGAGAAGTCGCTGAGCGAGGCCGACATAAGCAGGCAGTACAAGGACCTTGCCACCCGGATTGAAAACCTCAAGGCCGAGGAGCAACAGCTGCGGATGCTGTTTGATAAGGCGATGCAGATAAGCGACATGCTGGAGATTGAAAGGGAGCTCTTCAGGATAAGGCAGGAGATAGAGCTCAACACATCGTATCTGCAGGGGTACGACAAGGACGTAGCCTATTCTGTGGTCAGCCTGAGGATATACTCCGAAAAGGACAAGATGTGGGACTACCTTGTCGAGAAGTTTAAAGGCGCCTTTGAAGATTCGCTTTATCTGCTGATACTCATTGTGGCGTATGTGCCTTATGTTGCACTGGCTTATATTGTGTATATAATCATTAAAAAAACAAGGAGGAGAGGACAATGA
- a CDS encoding SIMPL domain-containing protein, translating into MKRILATVIMAVLMMSSFTFAQEGTSSRTIGVTGEGEVSVVPNQAVITFSVDTVNMDARKVVDENNAIVNKFKADIIKLGVKESNIKTTSYNFFKDYDYDSQTNKQVFKGYRLVNAFEVKVENIQMVGDVLNKAVEDGITGMSNVAFSVLEKDKYYAEALKKAVANGKAKADAIAQGLGTTVKESLKVTEVSASYPVTYPVMMLEKSAADAGTAISQGELTIKAIVSMEYSY; encoded by the coding sequence ATGAAAAGAATCTTAGCAACTGTAATTATGGCGGTACTTATGATGAGCAGTTTCACATTTGCACAGGAAGGGACCAGTTCAAGAACAATTGGCGTCACAGGCGAAGGCGAGGTGAGCGTTGTTCCAAACCAGGCGGTCATAACCTTCAGCGTGGACACTGTGAACATGGACGCCAGGAAGGTTGTCGACGAGAACAATGCGATAGTCAACAAGTTCAAGGCGGATATCATAAAGCTTGGAGTGAAGGAGTCGAACATAAAGACTACTTCCTACAATTTCTTCAAAGACTATGATTACGATTCACAAACCAACAAGCAGGTGTTCAAGGGCTACAGGCTTGTAAACGCGTTTGAAGTAAAAGTTGAGAACATACAGATGGTGGGCGATGTGCTCAACAAGGCTGTTGAGGACGGAATTACAGGCATGAGCAATGTTGCTTTCTCGGTGCTCGAAAAGGACAAGTACTATGCGGAGGCCCTAAAAAAAGCTGTTGCCAACGGCAAGGCCAAGGCGGATGCCATAGCGCAAGGGCTTGGCACTACAGTTAAGGAGTCGCTCAAGGTTACCGAGGTCAGTGCAAGCTATCCTGTCACATATCCTGTGATGATGCTGGAAAAATCAGCGGCAGATGCTGGAACGGCGATATCACAGGGCGAGCTTACAATAAAAGCTATTGTTTCGATGGAATATTCTTATTAG